One Meles meles chromosome 13, mMelMel3.1 paternal haplotype, whole genome shotgun sequence DNA segment encodes these proteins:
- the NOLC1 gene encoding nucleolar and coiled-body phosphoprotein 1 isoform X1 — MADANLRRVVPSDLYPLVLGFLRDNQLSEVANKFAKATGATQQDANASSLLDIYSFWLNRSAKAPKRKVQANGPVSKKAKKKTSSSDSSEDSSEEEEPQGPPAKKAAVPAKRASLPQHPGKAAAKASESSSSEESSDEEEDDDKKKKPVQKGVKPQSKAVKAPPKKAKSSDSDSDSSSEDESPKNQKPKTTPVAAKTQTKASVKPGTPARTAPKLTNGKVASKKSSSSSSSSSSSSSSDEEEEAAAAAAIPKKTVPKKQVVAKAPVKATAAPTQKSSSSEDSSSEEEEEQKKPMKKKPGPYSSVPPPSAAPSKKSLGTQAPKKAAEKKQPVESSEDSSDESDSSSEDEKKPPAKAVISKATTKPVPAKKAPESSSDSSDSDSSEDEAPSKSAGTTKNLPSRPVATPKQPAAKPATAPKQPVGSGQKPLTRKADSSSSEEESSSSEDEKTKKTVVTPKSKAAAKAAPSLPAKQAPQGGGDSSSDSDSSSSEEEKEEKMSKSPVKKKPQKAAGVVASSKVASTKQTKAESSSSSSSDDSSEEEEKEKPKGKGSVRPQALKSNGTSAVTTQNGKADRDSHEEEEEKKKAAVAVSKPGSGKKRKQNEAAKEAETPQAKKIKPQTPNTFPKRKKGEKRASSPFRRIREEEIEVDARVADNSFDAKRGAAGDWGERANQVLKFTKGKSFRHEKTKKKRGSYRGGSISVQVNSIKFDSE; from the exons ATGGCGGACGCCAACTTGCGCCGCGTGGTTCCCAGCGACCTGTATCCCCTCGTGCTCGGCTTTCTGCGCGATAACCAGCTCTCGGAGGTGGCCAATAAATTTGCCAAGGCAACAGGCGCT ACCCAACAGGACGCCAACGCCTCTTCTCTCTTAGACATCTACAGCTTCTGGCTCAA CAGGTCCGCCAAGGCCCCGAAGCGGAAGGTACAGGCAAATGGACCAGTGAGTAAGAAGGCTAAGAAGAAGACTTCATCCAGTGATAGCAGTGAGGACAGTAGTGAGGAGGAAGAACCCCAAGGACCTCCAGCTAAGAAAGCTG CTGTACCTGCCAAGCGGGCCAGTTTGCCTCAGCATCCTGGAAAGGCTGCAGCCAAAGCATCAGAGAGCAGCAGTAGTGAGGAATCCAGTGATGAGGAGGAGGACGATGACAAGAAGAAAAAGCCTGTTCAG AAGGGAGTTAAGCCCCAATCCAAGGCAGTCAAAGCTCCTCCTAAGAAGGCCAAGAGCTCTGATTCTGATTCAGACTCAAGCTCAGAAGATGAGTCACCAAAGAACCAGAAGCCAAAGACAACACCTGTGGCAGCTAAAACTCAGACTAAAGCCTCAGTCAAACCAG gtACGCCAGCTCGCACGGCACCTAAACTAACCAATGGAAAAGTGGCCAGCAagaagagcagcagcagcagcagcagcagcagcagcagcagcagcagcgatgaggaggaggaggcggcagcggcggcagccATACCTAAGAAG ACTGTACCTAAAAAGCAAGTGGTGGCCAAGGCTCCAGTGAAAGCAACGGCTGCCCCTACCCAGAAGAGTTCCAGCAGTGAGGACTCTTccagtgaggaggaggaagagcagaaaaAACCCATGAAGAAAAAACcag gtccCTATAGTTCAGTCCCCCCACCTTCTGCTGCCCCATCCAAGAAGTCCCTGGGAACCCAGGCTCCCAAGAAAGCTGCAGAGAAGAAGCAGCCTGTGGAGAGCAGTGAGGACAGCAGCGATGAGTCTG ATTCAAGTTCTGAGGACGAAAAGAAACCTCCAGCTAAGGCAGTCATCTCTAAAGCAACCACTAAACCAGTTCCAGCAAAGAAAGCGCCAGAGAGCTCTTCAGACAGCTCAG ACTCTGACAGTTCTGAGGATGAAGCTCCTTCCAAATCAGCCGGTACCACCAAGAATCTACCAAGTAGGCCAGTTGCCACTCCCAAGCAGCCTGCAGCTAAACCAGCCACAGCTCCCAAGCAACCTGTAGGTAGTGGCCAGAAGCCTCTCACCAGAAAGGCTGATAGCAGCTCCAGCGAGGAGGAGAGCAGTTCTAGTGAAGACGAAAAGACGAAGAAGACTGTGGTCACCCCCAAGTCCAAGGCAGCAGCCAAAGCAGCTCCATCTTTGCCTGCCAAACAGGCCCCCCAGGGTGGTGGGGACAGCAGCTCTGATTCAGATAGTTCTAGcagtgaggaagagaaggaggagaagatgTCAAAATCCCCAGTTAAAAAGAAGCCACAGAAGGCAGCAGGAGTTGTAGCCTCTTCGAAGGTGGCTTCCACAAAGCAAACAAAGGCTGAGAGCAGCAGTAGTTCTTCCTCTGATGATTCcagtgaggaagaagagaaggagaagcctAAGGGCAAGGGCAGTGTAAGGCCACAAGCCCTCAAGAGCAATGGCACCTCTGCAGTGACTACGCAGAATGGAAAAGCAGACAGGGATAGccatgaggaggaagaagaaaagaaaaaggcagcagTGGCAGTTTCTAAGCCAG gTTCAGGAAAGAAGCGGAAGCAGAATGAGGCTGCCAAAGAGGCAGAGACTCCTCAAGCCAAGAAGATAAAGCCCCAGACCCCCAACACATttccaaaaaggaagaaa GGAGAAAAAAGGGCATCATCCCCTTTCCGAAGGATCAGGGAGGAGGAAATTGAGGTAGATGCTCGAGTGGCAGACAATTCCTTTGATGCCAAG CGGGGTGCAGCTGGAGACTGGGGGGAACGTGCCAATCAGGTTCTGAAGTTCACCAAAGGCAAATCGTTCCGGCATGAGAAAACCAAGAAGAAGCGGGGCAGCTACCGGGGAGGCTCCATCTCTGTCCAGGTCAATTCCATTAAGTTTGACAGCGAGTGA
- the NOLC1 gene encoding nucleolar and coiled-body phosphoprotein 1 isoform X2, which translates to MADANLRRVVPSDLYPLVLGFLRDNQLSEVANKFAKATGATQQDANASSLLDIYSFWLKSAKAPKRKVQANGPVSKKAKKKTSSSDSSEDSSEEEEPQGPPAKKAAVPAKRASLPQHPGKAAAKASESSSSEESSDEEEDDDKKKKPVQKGVKPQSKAVKAPPKKAKSSDSDSDSSSEDESPKNQKPKTTPVAAKTQTKASVKPGTPARTAPKLTNGKVASKKSSSSSSSSSSSSSSDEEEEAAAAAAIPKKTVPKKQVVAKAPVKATAAPTQKSSSSEDSSSEEEEEQKKPMKKKPGPYSSVPPPSAAPSKKSLGTQAPKKAAEKKQPVESSEDSSDESDSSSEDEKKPPAKAVISKATTKPVPAKKAPESSSDSSDSDSSEDEAPSKSAGTTKNLPSRPVATPKQPAAKPATAPKQPVGSGQKPLTRKADSSSSEEESSSSEDEKTKKTVVTPKSKAAAKAAPSLPAKQAPQGGGDSSSDSDSSSSEEEKEEKMSKSPVKKKPQKAAGVVASSKVASTKQTKAESSSSSSSDDSSEEEEKEKPKGKGSVRPQALKSNGTSAVTTQNGKADRDSHEEEEEKKKAAVAVSKPGSGKKRKQNEAAKEAETPQAKKIKPQTPNTFPKRKKGEKRASSPFRRIREEEIEVDARVADNSFDAKRGAAGDWGERANQVLKFTKGKSFRHEKTKKKRGSYRGGSISVQVNSIKFDSE; encoded by the exons ATGGCGGACGCCAACTTGCGCCGCGTGGTTCCCAGCGACCTGTATCCCCTCGTGCTCGGCTTTCTGCGCGATAACCAGCTCTCGGAGGTGGCCAATAAATTTGCCAAGGCAACAGGCGCT ACCCAACAGGACGCCAACGCCTCTTCTCTCTTAGACATCTACAGCTTCTGGCTCAA GTCCGCCAAGGCCCCGAAGCGGAAGGTACAGGCAAATGGACCAGTGAGTAAGAAGGCTAAGAAGAAGACTTCATCCAGTGATAGCAGTGAGGACAGTAGTGAGGAGGAAGAACCCCAAGGACCTCCAGCTAAGAAAGCTG CTGTACCTGCCAAGCGGGCCAGTTTGCCTCAGCATCCTGGAAAGGCTGCAGCCAAAGCATCAGAGAGCAGCAGTAGTGAGGAATCCAGTGATGAGGAGGAGGACGATGACAAGAAGAAAAAGCCTGTTCAG AAGGGAGTTAAGCCCCAATCCAAGGCAGTCAAAGCTCCTCCTAAGAAGGCCAAGAGCTCTGATTCTGATTCAGACTCAAGCTCAGAAGATGAGTCACCAAAGAACCAGAAGCCAAAGACAACACCTGTGGCAGCTAAAACTCAGACTAAAGCCTCAGTCAAACCAG gtACGCCAGCTCGCACGGCACCTAAACTAACCAATGGAAAAGTGGCCAGCAagaagagcagcagcagcagcagcagcagcagcagcagcagcagcagcgatgaggaggaggaggcggcagcggcggcagccATACCTAAGAAG ACTGTACCTAAAAAGCAAGTGGTGGCCAAGGCTCCAGTGAAAGCAACGGCTGCCCCTACCCAGAAGAGTTCCAGCAGTGAGGACTCTTccagtgaggaggaggaagagcagaaaaAACCCATGAAGAAAAAACcag gtccCTATAGTTCAGTCCCCCCACCTTCTGCTGCCCCATCCAAGAAGTCCCTGGGAACCCAGGCTCCCAAGAAAGCTGCAGAGAAGAAGCAGCCTGTGGAGAGCAGTGAGGACAGCAGCGATGAGTCTG ATTCAAGTTCTGAGGACGAAAAGAAACCTCCAGCTAAGGCAGTCATCTCTAAAGCAACCACTAAACCAGTTCCAGCAAAGAAAGCGCCAGAGAGCTCTTCAGACAGCTCAG ACTCTGACAGTTCTGAGGATGAAGCTCCTTCCAAATCAGCCGGTACCACCAAGAATCTACCAAGTAGGCCAGTTGCCACTCCCAAGCAGCCTGCAGCTAAACCAGCCACAGCTCCCAAGCAACCTGTAGGTAGTGGCCAGAAGCCTCTCACCAGAAAGGCTGATAGCAGCTCCAGCGAGGAGGAGAGCAGTTCTAGTGAAGACGAAAAGACGAAGAAGACTGTGGTCACCCCCAAGTCCAAGGCAGCAGCCAAAGCAGCTCCATCTTTGCCTGCCAAACAGGCCCCCCAGGGTGGTGGGGACAGCAGCTCTGATTCAGATAGTTCTAGcagtgaggaagagaaggaggagaagatgTCAAAATCCCCAGTTAAAAAGAAGCCACAGAAGGCAGCAGGAGTTGTAGCCTCTTCGAAGGTGGCTTCCACAAAGCAAACAAAGGCTGAGAGCAGCAGTAGTTCTTCCTCTGATGATTCcagtgaggaagaagagaaggagaagcctAAGGGCAAGGGCAGTGTAAGGCCACAAGCCCTCAAGAGCAATGGCACCTCTGCAGTGACTACGCAGAATGGAAAAGCAGACAGGGATAGccatgaggaggaagaagaaaagaaaaaggcagcagTGGCAGTTTCTAAGCCAG gTTCAGGAAAGAAGCGGAAGCAGAATGAGGCTGCCAAAGAGGCAGAGACTCCTCAAGCCAAGAAGATAAAGCCCCAGACCCCCAACACATttccaaaaaggaagaaa GGAGAAAAAAGGGCATCATCCCCTTTCCGAAGGATCAGGGAGGAGGAAATTGAGGTAGATGCTCGAGTGGCAGACAATTCCTTTGATGCCAAG CGGGGTGCAGCTGGAGACTGGGGGGAACGTGCCAATCAGGTTCTGAAGTTCACCAAAGGCAAATCGTTCCGGCATGAGAAAACCAAGAAGAAGCGGGGCAGCTACCGGGGAGGCTCCATCTCTGTCCAGGTCAATTCCATTAAGTTTGACAGCGAGTGA